A single window of Uloborus diversus isolate 005 chromosome 5, Udiv.v.3.1, whole genome shotgun sequence DNA harbors:
- the LOC129222123 gene encoding polycomb protein SUZ12-like — protein MPPKKREKPNEKECSTDQIKSDRELFLQAFEKPTQIYRFLGTRQVNSPLFLPRCLTYMKHRMSRTHSKRKTFKVDGILDKVTAHEKAIASDRPSGHLIITFTGFYDKQSKGSGDTVCIEARLLKICHKKRKDVATPVMQIYVGTCEVHRNPDDSNPPAKATAITVPNENFNLSNGHLVKSYVLLLHATCPTGKMKVNGLCNGDIVDMLDEPAQKKRKSLKMQPEETPLYGAELVVYDKHQRCLLTDGEYQLVLQELSQRNSVKKLSSWETFPEGKEKVQNSNVTLPQYESINLIDVFSKGPLVTFHLQWKDNLVNGTVDRPQLSAKTDDLLGPNNLLVSKQDKQLQERPKKMRIFYQFLYNNNTRQQTEARDDFQCPWCRVNCIELYCLLKHLKLCHSRFIFNYVPHPKGARIDVSINESFDGSYVGNPNDLHSAGFAFSRTGPARRNPVTHVIVCRPKRPAPSLSEFLEPDDIDADGPRSYISGHNRLYYHTITCLSVRPQEIEMDSESENDPEWLRIKTQHMIDEFTDVNEGEKELMKMWNLHIMKYGFVGDCQIPLACSMFIEEHGKTILTQSLYRNFLLHLCNLFDYGLISASVVYHTMHQLNEIRDELDSKHCLQWSS, from the exons AGCCAACACAAATTTACAGATTCTTAGGAACCCGTCAAGTAAACTCA CCATTATTTTTACCAAGATGTCTAACATACATGAAACATCGAATGTCAAGAACACACTCTAAAAG aaaaacatttaaagtagATGGGATTTTGGATAAAGTTACTGCTCATGAAAAGGCCATTGCATCTGATAG GCCATCAGGTCATTTAATTATCACATTTACTGGCTTTTATGACAAACAAAGTAAAG GTTCTGGAGACACTGTTTGCATAGAAGCAAGGCTGTTAAAAATTTGCCACAAAAAAAGGAAGGATGTTGCTACACCGGTGATGCAAATATATG tTGGAACATGTGAAGTTCATAGGAATCCTGATGACAGTAATCCTCCTGCCAAAGCTACTGCCATTACAGTTCCAAATGAGAATTTTAATCTAAGCAATGGACATCTAGTCAAGTCTTATGTTCTCCTATTGCATGCTACTTGTCCAACtggtaaaatgaaagttaatggtCTTTGCAACGGTGACATTGTTGACATGT TGGATGAACCAGCCCAGAAGAAAAGGAAAAGTCTGAAGATGCAACCTGAGGAGACACCTCTTTATGGAGCAGAGTTAGTTGTTTATGATAAGCACCAAAGATGTCTTTTGACAGATGGAGAATATCAATTAGTATTACAAGAACTAAGTCAAAGAAATTCAGTTAAGAAGTTATCATCTTGGGAAACATTCCCAGAAGGCAAAGAGAAGGTACAGAATTCAAATGTGACTTTACCACAATATGAG TCAATAAATCTCATAGATGTCTTTAGCAAAGGTCCTTTAGTCACTTTCCATCTTCAATGGAAGGATAACTTAGTTAATGGTACAGTGGACAGGCCACAGCTTTCAGCAAAAACAGATGATTTACTTGGTCCAAATAATTTACTAG TTTCAAAACAAGACAAGCAACTTCAAGAAAGACCGAAGAAAATGCGCATTTTCTATCAGTTCCTGTACAACAATAATACTCGCCAGCAAACAGAAGCACGAGATGACTTTCAGTGCCCTTGGTGTCGAGTTAATTGCATTGAGCTTTACTGCTTACTCAAGCACTTAAAACTTTGTCACAGTCGCTTTATTTTCAACTATGtt CCCCATCCAAAAGGTGCTAGAATTGATGTATCCATAAATGAATCATTTGATGGATCATATGTAGGAAATCCTAACGATTTGCATTCAGCTGGTTTTGCTTTTAGTCGAACTGGACCTGCCCGAAGAAATCCAGTCACCCATGTTATTGTTTGCCG ACCAAAAAGGCCAGCTCCAAGTTTATCTGAATTCCTAGAGCCTGATGATATTGATGCTGATGGTCCTCGTTCTTACATTTCTGGCCATAATcg GCTGTATTATCATACCATCACGTGTTTATCTGTAAGACCACAAGAAATAGAAATGGACAGTGAATCTGAAAATGATCCTGAATGGCTGAGAATCAAAACTCAACAT ATGATTGATGAATTTACTGATGTTAATGAAGGAGAGAAGGAATTGATGAAAATGTGGAATCTTCATATTATGAAATATGG ttTTGTTGGAGATTGCCAGATTCCTTTGGCTTGTTCTATGTTTATTGAAGAGCATGGTAAAACTATTTTGACCCAAAGTTTGTacagaaattttcttttacatttgtgCAACCTATTTGATTATGGACTAATCAGTGCATCTGTAGTGTATCATACGATGCATCAATTGAATGAAATAAGAGATGAATTGGATAGCAAACATTGTCTACAATGGTCATCATAG